The Oreochromis niloticus isolate F11D_XX linkage group LG15, O_niloticus_UMD_NMBU, whole genome shotgun sequence genome includes a region encoding these proteins:
- the LOC100699699 gene encoding solute carrier family 22 member 2 translates to MTTFDDILEEAGKFGRCQKRIFILLCMVSMPWAGVYVGIVFQGFTPDHWCRDPAVVERREACGWNLTESRRLTVPLDNSSGQQSSCEQYEVDWNATELTCDNQELEDLSRTPTTSCKHGWEYDYEGRRSFVTEFDLVCSNAWLVDMFQATLNVGFLVGSIAIGYLADRFGRKMSFLISNLLNGVAGILVAVAPNYISLLVFRTLYGFGVKGGWVAGYVLITEIVGVEFRRTVGVIYQMFFSVGILILPLLAYYITDWRWLQVVITIPYILFLSYYWFIPESPRWLLSQNQNSKAVKITEGMAKENKMTLSKNIKTLKDDNADSTTASFMDLIRTPNMRKHTFILSYNWFTSAVVYQGLIMRLGILGGNVYIDFLISGLVEFPAAFLILFTIERIGRRLPFATANFVAGVSCFITAFIPDSMFWFKTAVACIGRLGITMTFEMVVFVNTELYPTFVRNLGVSVCSTLCDVGGIVAPFLLYRLAVIWLELPLIIFGFLAFLAGGLVLLLPETRGVPLPDTIDDIEFPEKAKERIELQNQQMVNLLPNYQNITSNKDWATV, encoded by the exons ATGACCACTTTTGATGACATCTTAGAAGAAGCTGGGAAATTTGGCCGCTGCCAGAAGCGTATCTTCATCCTGCTGTGTATGGTGTCCATGCCATGGGCAGGTGTGTATGTTGGGATAGTCTTCCAGGGTTTCACCCCTGATCATTGGTGTCGAGACCCTGCAGTAGTGGAGAGGAGAGAGGCATGCGGTTGGAACCTGACAGAGAGTCGCAGGCTGACAGTACCTCTGGACAACAGCTCTGGTcagcagagcagctgtgagCAGTACGAGGTGGACTGGAATGCCACTGAGCTCACCTGTGACAATCAAGAGCTGGAGGACCTCAGCAGAACTCCCACAACCAGCTGCAAACATGGCTGGGAGTACGACTACGAGGGAAGACGGTCTTTTGTTACTGAG TTTGACCTGGTGTGCTCGAATGCATGGTTGGTGGACATGTTTCAGGCCACTCTGAACGTGGGGTTCCTGGTTGGAAGCATTGCCATTGGCTACCTGGCTGACAG GTTTGGCAGGAAAATGAGCTTCCTCATATCCAACTTGCTGAATGGGGTTGCAGGGATCCTGGTGGCCGTGGCTCCAAACTACATATCTTTACTGGTTTTCAGGACTCTCTATGGGTTTGGGGTGAAAGGAGGCTGGGTAGCTGGATATGTGCTGA TCACAGAGATCGTGGGCGTGGAGTTCAGACGTACAGTCGGAGTAATTTACCAGATGTTCTTCAGTGTCGGCATCCTCATCCTCCCTCTGCTCGCCTACTATATAACAGACTGGCGCTGGCTGCAGGTCGTCATCACCATCCCCTACATACTGTTCCTGTCCTACTACTG gTTCATCCCAGAGTCTCCGAGATGGCTTCTCTCTCAAAACCAAAACTCCAAAGCAGTGAAGATCACAGAGGGCATGGCCAAAGAAAACAAGATGACTCTTTCCAAGAACATCAAG ACCCTGAAAGATGATAACGCAGACTCCACCACCGCTTCCTTCATGGACCTGATCAGAACGCCAAACATGCGAAAACACACTTTTATCCTCAGCTACAACTG GTTCACCAGTGCTGTCGTCTACCAGGGTTTGATCATGAGGCTGGGCATTCTGGGAGGAAACGTCTATATCGACTTCCTCATCTCTGGCTTGGTGGAGTTTCCCGCCGCCTTCCTGATCCTATTCACCATTGAGCGCATCGGTCGACGCCTCCCCTTCGCCACAGCCAATTTTGTAGCTGGAGTCTCCTGCTTCATCACTGCCTTCATTCCTGACA GCATGTTTTGGTTTAAGACGGCAGTGGCATGCATCGGCCGATTGGGGATCACGATGACCTTTGAGATGGTGGTGTTTGTTAACACTGAGCTCTACCCAACGTTTGTCAG AAACCTGGGAGTGTCTGTTTGTTCCACTCTGTGTGATGTTGGAGGCATCGTGGCTCCATTCCTGCTCTACAGACTGGCTGTGATCTGGCTGGAGCTGCCACTCATCATCTTTG GGTTTCTGGCTTTCCTGGCTGGAGGTTTGGTGCTGCTGCTCCCTGAGACCAGAGGTGTACCACTGCCCGATACTATCGACGACATCGAGTTCCCAGAAAA agcaAAGGAGAGAATCGAACTGCAGAACCAGCAGATGGTGAACCTGCTGCCCAACTACCAAAATATAACATCCAACAAAGATTGGGCAACTGTTTAA
- the LOC100699429 gene encoding solute carrier family 22 member 2 yields the protein MMTFDDLLEEAGSFGRCQRRIFAMLCFLSLPFAGVYVGIVFQGFTPDHWCRDPAVVERRHACGWNLTDSRRLTVPLVNNSGLVQHSTCEQYEVDWNATELTCDTQELNLSGVPLTPCKESWEYQYEGRKSFVTEFNLVCSDGWLVDMFQSTLNVGFLVGSFAFGYFADRFGRQISFLVSNILNVVAGIAVAAAPNYISILVFRTILGFSVKGGWMTSYVLLTEIVGVKYRRTVGILYQMFFSVGLLILPLLAYFITDWRWLQVTFSVPYILFVCYYWFIPESPRWLISQNRSSKALKITEAMAKENHRTLSKNTESLTDGEGESTSASLLDLIRTPKMRKHTFILMFNWFTSAVVYQGLVMRLGIAGGNVYIDFLISGLVEFPAAFLILFTIERIGRRLPFATANIVAGASCLIAAFIPDSLFWLKTAVACVGRLGITMAFEMVVFVNTELYPTFVRNLAVSVCSTLCDVGGIVSSFLLYRLAAIWLELPLIIFGAVAIIAGGLVLLLPETKGVPLPETIDDIEFPNWKKQSQEENHQMKNLLKSEDQTNNREKTTE from the exons ATGATGACCTTTGACGACCTCTTGGAAGAGGCCGGGTCATTTGGCCGCTGTCAGAGGCGAATCTTTGCCATGCTCTGCTTCTTGTCGTTGCCCTTTGCAGGGGTATACGTCGGCATCGTATTCCAGGGTTTCACCCCTGATCATTGGTGTCGGGACCCAGCAGTGGTGGAGAGGAGGCATGCATGCGGCTGGAACCTGACAGACAGTCGCAGGCTGACGGTGCCTCTCGTCAACAACTCTGGACTGGTGCAGCACAGCACCTGCGAGCAGTATGAGGTGGACTGGAATGCCACAGAGCTGACCTGTGACACACAGGAACTGAACCTGAGTGGAGTCCCACTTACACCATGCAAG gaAAGCTGGGAGTATCAGTATGAAGGCAGGAAATCCTTCGTCACAGAG ttcaatttgGTGTGTTCAGATGGATGGTTGGTGGACATGTTCCAGTCCACTCTCAATGTGGGCTTCCTGGTCGGCAGTTTCGCTTTTGGCTACTTTGCTGACAG GTTTGGCAGGCAGATCAGTTTCTTGGTGTCCAACATTTTGAACGTAGTAGCAGGGATCGCAGTGGCTGCAGCACCAAACTACATCTCCATCCTTGTGTTCAGGACCATCCTTGGCTTCAGTGTCAAAGGAGGCTGGATGACCTCATATGTGCTGC TCACAGAGATTGTTGGTGTGAAGTACAGGAGAACAGTGGGTATCTTGTACCAGATGTTCTTCAGTGTGGGTCTCCTTATCCTTCCTTTGCTTGCCTACTTTATCACGGACTGGCGCTGGCTCCAGGTCACCTTCAGTGTACCCTACATCCTCTTCGTGTGCTATTactg GTTTATCCCAGAGTCTCCGAGGTGGCTCATCTCTCAGAACCGTTCCTCCAAAGCTTTGAAGATCACTGAAGCCATGGCCAAAGAGAACCACAGGACACTCTCCAAGAATACTGAG tcACTGACTGATGGTGAAGGTGAGTCTACCTCTGCCTCTTTGCTGGACCTAATCAGAACtccaaaaatgagaaaacacacCTTCATCCTCATGTTCAACTG GTTCACCAGTGCTGTGGTTTATCAAGGCCTCGTCATGCGCTTGGGGATAGCAGGAGGAAACGTCTACATTGACTTTCTCATTTCTGGCCTGGTGGAATTTCCTGCCGCCTTCCTCATCCTCTTCACCATTGAACGGATTGGCCGGCGTCTCCCATTCGCCACTGCCAATATCGTAGCTGGAGCTTCTTGCTTAATAGCTGCTTTCATTCCTGACA GCTTGTTCTGGTTAAAGACAGCGGTTGCCTGTGTTGGTCGGTTGGGGATCACCATGGCCTTTGAGATGGTGGTGTTTGTTAACACAGAGCTCTACCCCACATTTGTCAG GAACCTGGCAGTGTCTGTTTGTTCTACTCTGTGTGATGTTGGAGGCATTGTGTCCTCATTCCTGCTGTACAGACTGGCTGCTATCTGGCTGGAACTGCCACTCATCATCTTTG GAGCTGTGGCAATCATAGCTGGAGGTTTGGTGCTATTACTTCCTGAAACCAAAGGAGTACCTCTCCCTGAAACCATTGATGATATTGAGTTCCCTAATTG gAAAAAGCAGAGCCAAGAAGAGAATCATCAAATGAAGAATCTTCTGAAGTCTGAAGATCAGACGAACAACAGGGAAAAGACTACTGaatga
- the LOC100702940 gene encoding plasminogen, whose amino-acid sequence MDLNTAAFLLGAFLCSVGGTEIEGYSRTEGAWILSLNKRMYSVSNLAECADKCNTETLFTCRTFMYDENDRECWTAAANSKTENIMRRGNTVLYEKNEYLLECANGIGTDYRGTKSRTKSEKVCQRWDASYPHRPNFTPQSHPRADLDSNFCRNPDGDKGGPWCYTTDSQKRWEHCNVPSCSGECMVCNGEDYKGTISTTENGVTCQRWDSQKTHNHDYHPSSLPQKYLEENYCRNPDGDPRPWCFTTSPSKRWDYCSIPRCTAEPSTIVPEVDCVTGEGVAYRGTIAVTESGKMCQSWSAQMPHKHNQSPENYPCKGLDNNYCRNPNNERMPWCYTTDPGKRWEYCNVPRCGVARIQDDPVIPPNEEDCYEGNGVSYRGLTSETSSGKKCQRWSSMTPHRHNKTPEAYPNADLRGNLCRNPDGDKAPWCFTTNPAVRWEYCNVKRCSVRPSEISSPQPHIASIAIQTPPEKDCKIGNGETYRGPTSVTANGVTCQAWSAQTPHSHMSFTPETHPTKGLEGNSCRNPDNDVSGPWCYTTDRDRIWEHCQIPDCVEMKCGTPVIKPKRCFSRLVGGCVSNPHSWPWQISLRTSIGKHICGGTLIYPQWVLSAAHCFESSKRPSAYKVFLGIHTEQGNEPSKQERRLEKIVMGPNRADIALLKLESPAIINDNVQPACLPEKDYIVSSTAECFVTGWGETQGTGGDGVLKEEGFPVIENKVCNLPDYLNGRVQNNEMCAGYIEGGSDSCQGDSGGPLVCYEQNKFLVQGVTSWGLGCANAMKPGVYARVSKFMDWIDTTIKAN is encoded by the exons ATGGACCTGAACACAGCAGCTTTCCTCCTTGGAGCTTTTCTCTGCAGTG TTGGTGGTACTGAGATAGAGGGCTACTCCAGAACTGAAGGGGCATGGATCCTCTCACTGAATAAACGAATGTATTCAGTTAGCAATTTGGCTGAATGTGCTGACAAATGTAACACTGAAACACTCTTCACATGCAG GACTTTCATGTATGATGAAAACGACAGAGAATGCTGGACAGCAGCGGCAAACTCTAAAACAGAGAATATCATGcgcagaggaaacacagttttatatGAAAAAAACG aATATCTCTTGGAATGCGCAAATGGGATAGGAACAGATTACAGAGGAACAAAGTCCAGAACAAAATCAGAAAAGGTCTGTCAGAGATGGGACGCAAGCTACCCACACAGGCCAAA TTTCACGCCACAGAGCCACCCACGAGCAGATCTGGACTCCAACTTCTGCAGAAACCCTGATGGAGACAAAGGGGGACCCTGGTGTTACACCACTGACTCCCAGAAACGTTGGGAGCACTGCAACGTACCCAGCTGCTCTG GGGAATGTATGGTCTGCAATGGTGAGGACTACAAAGGAACAATCTCCACCACTGAAAACGGCGTCACCTGCCAACGCTGGGACTCCCAGAAAACTCACAACCATGACTACCATCCCAGCAG TCTTCCACAAAAGTATCTGGAGGAGAACTACTGCAGAAATCCAGATGGAGATCCCCGACCATGGTGCTTCACCACCAGCCCATCCAAACGGTGGGACTACTGCTCCATACCGCGCTGCA CTGCTGAACCTTCCACCATCGTCCCAGAGGTCGACTGTGTCACCGGGGAAGGTGTAGCATACCGAGGAACAATTGCTGTAACCGAGTCTGGCAAAATGTGCCAGAGCTGGTCGGCTCAGATGCCACATAAACACAACCAGTCCCCAGAAAACTACCCTTGCAA AGGTCTAGATAATAACTACTGTCGTAACCCCAACAATGAACGGATGCCGTGGTGCTACACAACTGACCCTGGCAAACGCTGGGAGTACTGCAACGTACCACGGTGTGGGGTTGCACGCATACAAG ATGATCCAGTGATCCCCCCAAATGAGGAAGACTGCTATGAAGGGAACGGTGTCAGTTATCGGGGCTTAACATCAGAGACCAGCAGTGGGAAAAAATGTCAGCGTTGGAGCTCCATGACTCCTCACAGACATAACAAAACTCCAGAGGCCTACCCAAATGC GGACCTCAGAGGGAATCTGTGCAGGAACCCCGATGGGGACAAAGCTCCCTGGTGTTTCACTACAAACCCCGCAGTCCGCTGGGAGTACTGCAACGTGAAGAGATGCTCTGTCAGACCTTCAGAAATCAGTTCTCCTCAGCCACACATCGCCTCCATTGCCATCCAGACTCCACCGGAAAAAG ACTGCAAAATTGGAAATGGAGAAACATACCGAGGTCCAACTTCTGTTACTGCGAACGGTGTGACATGCCAGGCGTGGAGCGCTCAGACTCCTCACAGTCACATGAGCTTCACCCCAGAGACTCACCCCACCAAGGGTCTGGAAGGCAAT AGCTGCAGAAACCCAGACAACGATGTAAGTGGACCGTGGTGCTACACTACTGATAGAGACAGGATATGGGAACACTGCCAGATCCCTGACTGTG TTGAAATGAAGTGCGGAACACCAGTAATCAAACCAAAACGTTGTTTTAGTCGTCTTGTCGGTGGCTGTGTGTCGAATCCTCACTCATGGCCCTGGCAAATCAGCCTCCGGACCAG TATAGGAAAACATATCTGCGGAGGAACTCTGATCTACCCTCAGTGGGTCCTTTCTGCTGCTCACTGCTTCGAGAG CTCCAAACGGCCTTCAGCCTACAAGGTATTCCTGGGTATCCACACGGAGCAAGGCAATGAGCCATCGAAACAAGAGAGGAGACTTGAGAAAATAGTTATGGGACCAAACAGAGCAGATATTGCTCTGCTTAAACTCGAGAG CCCTGCAATAATAAATGACAACGTGCAGCCAGCTTGTCTCCCAGAAAAGGACTATATAGTTTCCAGTACAGCAGAGTGTTTTGTAACTGGATGGGGTGAGACTCAAG GTACAGGAGGCGACGGCGTCCTGAAAGAAGAGGGTTTTCCTGTTATCGAGAACAAGGTGTGTAATCTACCAGATTATCTGAATGGCAGAGTTCAAAACAACGAGATGTGTGCTGGATATATCGAGGGAGGATCGGACAGTTGCCAG GGTGACAGCGGTGGTCCTCTGGTGTGTTATGAGCAGAACAAGTTTCTCGTGCAGGGTGTCACATCGTGGGGTCTGGGATGCGCCAATGCCATGAAACCCGGCGTCTACGCCCGAGTGTCTAAGTTTATGGACTGGATAGACACAACCATCAAAGCCAACTAA